The Elaeis guineensis isolate ETL-2024a chromosome 14, EG11, whole genome shotgun sequence genomic sequence AaagatcttttttatttaatgaaaCTAAAAACATCTCTtggaataaattaaataaaaagcacATGTTACACACCTTCAATCGAGCAACAGCAGCAGATATGGCCCTTCCAGGTGCTTGAAGAGCCTTGTTATACACCTAGAAAGAGATTGCGTATAAAACGTATTCAATCTAAATTGTACAACAATGAGAGATAGGAAGAGAAAATCATATATGCCCAACTGACCTGCAAATATAGTAGAGCAACAACCTTTGGcaaaattttgattggatcagttTCTGAAGAAACTTGTGATATCAAGTCCTAAAATTCACAAGACCATGATAAGCATCCATTTCAGAAGCATTACAGATCACCAACACCAAAAAGCATGTCACCAAATGAAAATACACATACAGGATGCAAACAAGGTCCTCTCAGAAGCATAAGAATTATATATACGAATAAAAGCATGGCACCAAAAGGGATGACAATCAATATGCAAATAATCTGGACATGAGCAATCAGCAGATACTAGAGTTATGACCACACAGCTAGAGACAGAATATCTACCAAGTCTAGAAGAAGAGCAGCAAATTCAATGGCAGATGGTGGAAGGGAAAGGAAAAATCTGGCTAACAAAATGACTAACAAGTGACAGACAGAGGAATCAATATCTATATGCATGTTCAATTGTGGGTGTCTGCCAGTTATCCCATCATTATCCatgccaaggttttaaatcccgtggacAGGACTGTCCCAGTTTTTTCATGGAATAGAACGCGTCACCATCCCGTCCCGTCCCGACACTTGGGACAGAGGATGTCCCAAGGCATCCCCATCCCAGTGTCCCAACACATGGGATAGTACTCCATCCTGGTGTCCCACAGGACGTCCTATtgggacctaaatccttgatccATGCAAGATACAACCATCTCTATATGCGTATCTGTGTTAGGTTGTCTTATAACAAGTCAAGACAAATCCAAAATCATGATAACAACTTTGAGATGTCTGTGAATacaacatgtatatatatatctaactaCAAGCACTACTTTTTGACGGTTACTGCTGAGAAACAAATTATCCATCAAATATGTGCTTCCCCAATAACATATTTAGGAAATGGATgcaatttggttttccaaaagcGGGGTGGTCCAAGAGAAAGGCTAAGGAAACTGCTCAAAATTTACAGGAAAACAAACCAGCAAATATGCTTTCACATGTGAGAAAATCAGGGAGACTGCTGTCCACATCTTTGTTGTGTCCCAGCAGATCATGATTCTCCAGGTGTTTCCTTTGCATTTTCACATGTTTTCTTGCACTGTTTGCCATGTAACAAAATAATTTCTATCATTGAATTCCCACCActgtatcaaatatttttttccccACACACTTCCCAATATAGAAACAAAAATTTGAAAGCTAGTAACTACAATAgctcatgcatgcatatataaaaCAAACCACATGAATCTTACACAATAGTAAGTATATATGTCTGCTCTATTAGTACACACATATGAACACATGCACAAGGCACAGAGCACATATTAATCAGTAGACGAGTAAGTCTACTTAATACGGCTGTTTGCAAGATAGTAAATAAAAACAGACTGTTTGCTAGATCTGAACAGGTATACAAGCATACCTTACGATAAGAATGCAACATTGtcctttctaattttttatcaagCTTCTTCAATAGCAATCCACTGTGTAATGACAGAGTACTTAAGATCCAAGGTGATAAAAGATGCTCAGTATGTGTCACAAACTACATTGAATTGTTATTACCTTTCCTCTGCTATAGCTCTTAATGCAGTCATGAATGCATCCACTCGCTGCCAATAATCAAAGCAAACAGAACATTAAACCAGATGTCTGAAAGTTACTGAAATAAAAATGTTGTGAAGGCACATGTGTAATATTGTCAAACCAAAATTTTAGTGATAAAAGCACAAGGATGAAATTGTTGCATGCAGAAATCTTAAATATGAATGGTGCAGCCCCATCCCCCAAAGTAATCAATCCTATATCACAAATGCTGCATCTTTATAACAAGAGTTTTAATGAATCAAAGGCCAAGAAACAAATGACCGGTATTGTTTAGGAACACAAGCACTTTACACTAAGGATGCTCGCTCTCACCTTTCTCTTTACATTGATGAGGGAAAGCTTTGAAGAAATTTAACAGCAAGAAATCATTAAAAGCATATAAAACAAGGTTTGCCATATTGATACGGGACCATCCAATTACAATGTTAGCACACGGTATGGTACGAGACTACGAGGCATACCAAATGTCCGTACGATACAAGACCGCGTACCGAGTTGGGACTGGTATAATACAGTACCGACCAGTATGGTGAACCTTGATGCAAAATATCTGCCTCCTCTTACAATATGCAACAACCTTTTCTTCAATGTCTAAGCAAGCTGTATATAGATCTCTGAGCCAACTATTGGGATGCTTTGAGAATCTTTAACATTTTTAGATCATCAGTAATGCATCTCAATAGTGAATGCCTTTAATAAATCAAAGTTAAGAAATGGAAGGCCTAGACATCTGGTGACATTAAAAACACAAGCAGTTTATAACATAGGCAATCACTCTCTCCTTTCTCATTCAGAtacatggcaatgtttatttcTCCAATAAGAGAATGATATAATACATTTTCCGAGCCTTActaatgcatatatatatatatatatatataatagtacaTACATCAATATACACATACGCatgtgcatgcatgtatgtatagatACATCTCTCTCTCTTACATGTGCATGTGTACAgatacatctctctctctctctctatcacgCACACTttttgtatgtatgcatgcatggatGGATGGATGTACACATACATAATGTATATGCCTGTGTACCtacataaacacacacacacacacacacatacatttgTTATGATTGACAtttgagcatatcgtccacagaCTTGTAAGCAAACTTTTGAGATGCTTTGCGAATATGCCTTGCACTAGGGTGGATGATTCAGGAAGCAGTGAGTGACATACCATGAAATGAAAAATTCCAAATCCAAATCGTGTTTCTCCTACATATTGAGAGCCCCATAGGCAACCTAGGTCATATGACTACTTGGATGAAGAAGAGGAAATAACCAGCACCatggaaatgtcagcaacggtaaATCTGCCAGAGACATTTTGATATCTGCTCTGAAGCTTAACTAGGCCAGAGTTGACCCACTTGTttgatcatgatattttttaacTGGTAAGGCATTTTCTACCATGTTGTCCTAAAAAAGTAAGAACAAGGAAAACCAGGGTCACTCTGACGTACATGAGGGAGCAAAACTAAGGCACGTAGTCAAGGAGAAAATAAACACCTgaggaaaaatatgaaaataaaaggctaAAAAAATAGCTAGGTGAAACTTTATGATACTTCAAATATGAGTAGAATAATCAAATATGAGACTGATCCCATATCCATTGGTAATCAAGAATAGGATAGCCATAATAGAGTATTTAAGTTACATAAGAACTCATTTTTAAGGTAAAACAAGCAGGAAGCTTACAATTTTGCCAATAAATGATAACATGATGGGGAAAGAAACATAAGAGATGGGATGACCAAGTGAAGTGAAGATTGGTAAAGTGAAGTTAATAATGAAATGCATCACTTTGGAAAGGAAAATGGAAGTACAGCAGAGTCCATTTGAATCATGGGTAAAGACTATGGAGGCTCCAGAACCAAGCCTTTCTACTGATGATGTAACAATATGTAGAAATTTGTCCAAAATGAAGGTTTCAATAGTGTTGGTCCAATCACCTTATAACCCAAATCCCTATTTCATAAAGCACAACAAATATAAGCATGGTTGCTAGAAGATTGGAAATGTAGTTGCTGTTCAAGGTGCATAAATGGCATTGGTGAAAAATAACTGTGATTTGCATAAAATTAATGTTGCATCTTGATTGCCTTCATTATCATTTATAAAGGGTGATTCATGTGTATAAGAACCACATGCCTCCACCAGAAGTAATAAAATGCAGGATTTGCTTAGAGAACTCGGTTGATACATAAATTATTCTTGAGTTTCAGAAGTGTTATAATGTCTCCAGATCAATGGTAAATAACAGCAACTTCCTTAAATTTCCATCAAGCAAAAACATTAACGTTCCAAACAACGAAACTTCTCTCATTCAAAATTATTTGTTTGTGCAAGCTCAAGCTCTAAATTCCAAAAAATAGTAATCTGAAATCTGACAAGATCAAAACTTCTCTTAACATTAGTCAAGAACTAACCTTTCCCTCCAATGCTTCAACCACTGCTTGAGCCTTAATCGACAGAGAATCAGATAAACCTTTTGCCTATATAAAAAGGGGAAAACACTTCAATAACAGTTTCTAACCAAGGCAGAgaaacaaaacatttgaacaattaAAACACATGCAGATACACCTAGCATGACAACTAAAAATGATAGAACATCAAAATGCTAGAAAACTGTGAAATGCTGAAATTAATAATGGTTGAGGGAAATTGTCTTGGACCAGAGATGTACGGTCTGCAGAACTCAGTGGCAAAGATTCCAGGTTTTGACGATCTTCAACTTCTATTCCATTCTTCAATTTGTTATCCCTGTCCTGAAAATGTAATATAGTACACATTCACCAGTTAGGCATCAAAATAGCCCAAACAGtctaaataaaacaaataaacCAGCGAGATCTTGTCGTTTTTGCAGAACTGATGAAATAATACTATTCTTGGTCATATAACAAAAGATTCAGGTAAAGGCCCCTCAACCAAAACCTTCAATGCAggactaaaaattttcatattcATAGTCTCAGAACATTCCAAGAGTTCAACAACATAGAAATCAGATGGTAATGGGTTCAATTCTAGGATGGTGCATTGGTCACACCCCTCTGCTTAGTATGGTGCATCCTCAAAAATCAGGACCTCAGTAATTTTTGTATGGGTGGATCTCCATCCCTTCTCTTCAAAAAAAGCATCTtgataagattttaaaaatttgtaATGTACATTGAACCGGAAAAAAAAATGTGACAACTGACAAAGGGTAAAAGAAATGAAATAAGATATTGAACAGGATAACTGACACTCTTGAATTGTTTCATTCCATAGCTAAGAACAAGTCCTTGGATTTAAGCACAGGCTAACAAATATAGACAGGTTTTAGATCACATGAAGACCAAAATAGACAATAGCTTTCTGGATCAAAGCAAATAATAGAGTGTTTTCAGGTGACCATCCATGAACTTTACCAGAGTTAACAGAAGGTTGTCAACAATGGAAGCAGCCATTGTCTTGAGAAGATGCTTGTGTAAAATAACCTGAGAAtacataatattaaattattaatcaatTGTGCCATCAAGGATGAGTCTGATTACAACATGAACAACTGATGGAACTTACGGAGGTTGAAGGATCATCCTCAAAAAGATCAAGTGCTTTCTCATGCAGTTGCATATCTAAGAAAGCCTGTAACCACATAATGccagcaaaattaaaattagcaTAAAACAAAACTGCACCTGTATTATGGTTGTTCCATGTTGAATGCAATATGAAAGTTATTGTAacagaacaagaaaaaaaatgataagtGAACCTCATCTAGCTGCTTCTGCAGATTATCAAGCAACTGCCTCCTCCTTGCAGCATTCTCCATTAGCAATGTATTTCTTCTTTTTGTCCACGACTCAAGCAGCATAGGCCTCAAATAAGAGGACAAGTGTCTCACCAATGCATCAGGATCCTCGGGATCTAATAAACCAACTTTATCAGCAAAACTAGATATGAAGTAGATGCTCATGCATTCATGTGAGTGACAAAGCATGCAGCAATATCAGTGAGTTGTTCAAACCTCCCAATTCTCCCAGATCTGGGGCAAGCGTCAATATCCTCTGCACTATCCACTCTCCGGATATAATATTCAAATTATCCTCTTTCACTTTATCTGAACCTTTCTTGATGCCAGATTTTGTGTCAGAAGCATCCAAAGAACTTGCATCCTTGTTTTTCCGCTGGTTTTTCTTAACTTTAGTAGGAAGACTTTCCTGGTCGTCATGATCATTTTCAAATGTTCCTGTCTTGGCAGGACCTGAGTGTTTTCCTCGTTTCTTCTTTGATCCTTTCTCAGTAACACTTTTACTGCTGCCTAAATTGTCACCAATTTCTTCTGACTCAGAGTACTGACGAGAACTAAGACCAACCTTGGGTTCACCGGCTGAACGCAAATCCTTGGATAACCCTTGACCAGAACTTGTGTAACTAAGTGTTTCCAACTCTTTCTCCATTTGATCAAACATATCCTACTCAATAAATGGATATGAAAGCATAAGAGTCACAATTTAATAACAAATCTAGAAAGATTCTTCAGAAAGTAAAAAAGCattatcatttttaattattatCGATATATCTGAAATATCAGTTACAGTTTGCATATCAATATGGCTCCATAAGCTTATCAATTAGAGAAAAATGGAATGGACACTCTCCAGAAATGAGAATTTGTAGAGAGTAAAATGGTGCTTCTTTTAATATACTTTGTGCTTATGTTCGCTGATTGATTATTGGGTGACATTAGTCATATAGAGCCAATAATTGGTATCCCCTTGGTTAATTTTTATAGGGTGTGCTATGATAGGTCAATGTTATTCATGTTTGTAGCTCTTCACAGTTGTTTTAAATAATTTCATTCGATAACATATATATAGCATTTAGAATTGATAATAGTGGAAATTGGTGTTCGCAACCTGGATTGACTATATTTTATGTTTAATCCCTGCTGACTGAGAAATTTACTCGCATCCCTGGTTCGAGTCTCTGCTTTATAATCTCAGGCCCATGTACAAGGGTATAGAATGCAGTAGTGACTGTACAGAAACAGATAACTGTGTGCAAAAGCAAGAAGCCTGACTGTGTACTGAACATAAATGCTAAATGAGGGCTACAAGTAAAACAGCAGCCAAATAAAGGACCACATGTTAAATTCCCTTAATTAATACAACTGCATGCATGCTGACATCTGCATTCAGGTCTATAAAACACTAGTTCTAGATGATTAAGGATGCCAATATATGGTATGCAAATTCTTGAAAGTTGAAAGCATGCCTCTCCTCCACTATAAAGCACAAAAAGTTGcccaattataaacatatatgtcAAAAGGTTGCATATAATTTCATTATCTGTACCAATGTTACTCTCCTCTCATTCAAATTTTTCCAGAAATAATCTTCTGCTACATTAAACCACTCTAATGCAATAATATGAAACAGAGCACTGCAGAAAATAATTGCAAAGCTTGTGAAAATAAAGGGCTGATCTGCATGACAACTACCCAAGCAACAATCAGTCCCACAATGACAGCAAGCaggtaaggatacatctgcaatCCACAGTTGAAAACAACAGTCTTCTCCATAGTGAAAGTGGACATAAACTTGTCATTTGTAATCTCATTTCACCTATTTGAGTAATGTGTATCTGTAGCAGTTCCTGCTCCCTACTGACTTCCATAAGTTTCTTCAGAGACTCAAAGATAATTAAGCAGTCcagatctgatttaaatcaactCCAGCTCCAAATGAGCATATTTGTTGGTAGCAACATGATACATAATTGTTACTTAACAGATACTGAGAAAAGGTGGATTGAAAAAAGTGGCATTAAGcaccagaaaataaaatttaaaagaattgtTCAAAACAATcaattattgatatattttaaaaCACAACCTCCAAGCTTTTTGTCGAGAGCTAACATCAGCTGGAGTGAACCCAATCATTATTGACTCACTCTAAACTAACCTTACCCATCATGATACTATCGATAGCTTATCGAAGTTAAAACCATATCCAACTCTAAAACCACCCCAAGTGATGTCCAATTATCAAATGTCCTAAATTGAATGAACTTCGATAAACAACAGAATCGAAATACTACCTCCATCAACCCAGAGATATGCATTAACATTAACTTCCTTCTTTTTGTGTCGTGGATTACAAAACTAAGATTGTCGCAAACCTGGCTTTTCCTTAGTGATCAGGCATCAAAGACCTAACACTCCTCTACTCTGTGTCATTTGCTTAATTCACCTTAGCTTGCATCTTAAACATTCTTGTCTGTGT encodes the following:
- the LOC105057011 gene encoding E3 UFM1-protein ligase 1 homolog isoform X3, whose protein sequence is MEVEINKSGRVSLIDLSDNIGVDLYHVERQAQKIVSDDSGLMLINGEIISQSYWDSVAEEINEKLQECSQISLAEIAAQLHIGSELVVSVLEPRLGTLVKGRLEGGQLYTPAYVSRITVMVRGAARGITVPANLPAVWNSLQQLLQDIDGANGVSVEGAFFQSLFNGLLKEGEILGSLRAGVQWTPAVFAHAQRESVDSFFSQNSYISYEVLHKLAIPQPKQYLQSRYPEGIALDAVFVHPSLVEMLDAAIEDAVEHGNWIDTLSVLPAYIGGQDVSKILSLCPAVQRAIKSSKAVVLGDSCLFSNTYIKDMFDQMEKELETLSYTSSGQGLSKDLRSAGEPKVGLSSRQYSESEEIGDNLGSSKSVTEKGSKKKRGKHSGPAKTGTFENDHDDQESLPTKVKKNQRKNKDASSLDASDTKSGIKKGSDKVKEDNLNIISGEWIVQRILTLAPDLGELGDPEDPDALVRHLSSYLRPMLLESWTKRRNTLLMENAARRRQLLDNLQKQLDEAFLDMQLHEKALDLFEDDPSTSVILHKHLLKTMAASIVDNLLLTLDRDNKLKNGIEVEDRQNLESLPLSSADRTSLAKGLSDSLSIKAQAVVEALEGKRVDAFMTALRAIAEESGLLLKKLDKKLERTMLHSYRKDLISQVSSETDPIKILPKVVALLYLQVYNKALQAPGRAISAAVARLKDKLPDSTYKNLMDYHGATVTLLALQSAATEDVSKGKDNEEDCTSDRILSKKELLESKMPELKAMVLGTAST